A part of Bacteroidia bacterium genomic DNA contains:
- a CDS encoding VOC family protein, translated as MRFHHIGLVVPNIQNSLKDLKHFIPFTETSIPTLIGSQKVNVCFLNMENGFIELIEPIGGDSPVSAYAGSGGGIHHICFEVPDIYAAVEEMKNKGAKVIVEPVSGFENRLIAFVFLNMKNTNCNLIELAEGKSRNTPQSLKADE; from the coding sequence ATGCGGTTTCATCACATCGGCTTAGTAGTACCCAATATTCAAAATTCCCTAAAGGATCTCAAACATTTTATTCCTTTCACAGAGACCAGCATTCCCACACTTATCGGAAGTCAAAAGGTGAATGTCTGTTTTTTGAATATGGAGAATGGTTTTATAGAACTGATCGAACCAATTGGCGGTGATTCGCCGGTATCTGCCTATGCAGGTTCAGGAGGAGGAATTCACCATATTTGTTTTGAAGTGCCAGACATTTATGCTGCCGTTGAAGAGATGAAAAACAAAGGGGCAAAAGTAATTGTGGAGCCTGTAAGTGGATTTGAAAACCGATTGATTGCTTTCGTATTTTTAAATATGAAAAATACCAACTGCAACCTTATCGAATTGGCAGAAGGAAAAAGCAGAAACACACCCCAATCGCTGAAGGCAGATGAATGA
- a CDS encoding winged helix DNA-binding domain-containing protein, with protein MTDNLTQISHIRLASQQIPSTTLKTIPEMISWMGAMQAQDYPMAKWAMGIRLPGTTDVEIESAINTAAIIRTHVMRPTWHFVSPEDVYWMLALTGPRIKASMKSRHIQLELTEEILRKCYQVLEKSLEGGNHLTRDEIVKEFERAGVVVDNSRAAHIMMRAEIEMLVCNGVVKGKKQTYALLEERVPMVKKRQEEEALAKLAEKYFFSHGPATLQDFIWWSGLTTTSARKAWEMIRPDLEVIKDNTGQVYGFLPKYRAAPTSNFRVYLLPAFDEYYVSYKDRRAAISSEDFVKAVSNNGVFRPIVVVNGEIRGIWNRTAKKNHLEVKAQFFRPPEPEILAETEKSARVYGRFCGFDVTAFEYE; from the coding sequence ATGACAGACAATTTAACCCAAATTTCCCACATTCGCCTCGCGAGTCAGCAGATTCCTTCAACTACTCTGAAAACAATTCCGGAAATGATCTCGTGGATGGGAGCTATGCAGGCGCAGGATTATCCGATGGCAAAATGGGCAATGGGAATCCGGCTGCCCGGTACAACAGATGTAGAAATCGAATCAGCGATCAATACTGCGGCAATCATCCGCACCCATGTCATGCGCCCTACCTGGCATTTTGTATCGCCTGAAGATGTGTATTGGATGCTGGCGCTTACAGGTCCTCGTATAAAAGCTTCCATGAAGTCCAGACATATTCAACTCGAACTTACCGAAGAGATTTTGAGAAAGTGTTATCAGGTGTTGGAAAAATCTCTGGAAGGAGGAAACCATCTCACCCGCGATGAAATTGTGAAGGAATTTGAACGGGCAGGTGTGGTGGTCGATAACTCGCGCGCTGCCCATATTATGATGCGTGCTGAAATCGAAATGCTGGTTTGCAATGGGGTTGTGAAAGGGAAAAAACAAACATATGCGCTTCTGGAAGAAAGAGTACCCATGGTGAAGAAACGCCAGGAAGAAGAAGCACTGGCAAAGCTGGCAGAAAAATATTTTTTCAGCCACGGCCCGGCCACTTTGCAGGATTTTATCTGGTGGTCAGGACTGACGACTACTTCTGCCCGCAAAGCGTGGGAAATGATCCGCCCGGATCTTGAAGTTATCAAAGACAATACGGGGCAGGTTTATGGTTTTTTACCCAAATATCGCGCTGCACCAACTTCAAATTTCCGTGTATATTTACTCCCCGCCTTTGATGAATATTACGTCAGTTACAAAGATCGGAGGGCAGCGATTTCATCTGAGGATTTTGTAAAAGCCGTTTCCAATAACGGTGTGTTCAGACCTATCGTGGTGGTGAATGGCGAAATCAGAGGAATCTGGAACCGGACAGCCAAAAAGAATCATCTGGAAGTAAAAGCGCAGTTTTTTCGTCCGCCCGAACCAGAAATTCTGGCAGAAACGGAAAAATCAGCCCGAGTGTATGGCCGTTTTTGCGGATTTGACGTAACAGCCTTTGAGTACGAATAA
- a CDS encoding GNAT family protein, producing the protein MDFILRPWTTEDLGSLLRYADNYNIAKNLTNKFPHPYTEEAGRNFIAFATSRNPVHILAIDINGEAIGATGIHQQEDIMCRNAEMGYWLAEPFWGKGIVTEVVKQMVGYGFANFDIDRIYARPFGSNIGSQRVLEKAGFTLEARLEKTLYKWGRYEDDLIYAVRRTT; encoded by the coding sequence ATGGACTTTATCCTCCGCCCCTGGACTACGGAAGACCTGGGAAGTCTGCTCAGATATGCCGATAACTACAACATCGCCAAAAATCTGACCAACAAATTTCCGCACCCCTATACCGAAGAAGCGGGAAGAAATTTTATTGCCTTTGCCACCAGCAGAAACCCTGTACATATCCTCGCGATTGACATAAACGGGGAAGCTATTGGCGCAACAGGCATACATCAGCAGGAGGATATCATGTGCAGAAATGCAGAAATGGGCTATTGGCTCGCCGAACCATTCTGGGGTAAGGGAATTGTGACAGAAGTGGTAAAACAGATGGTCGGATACGGATTTGCCAATTTCGACATCGACCGCATCTACGCACGTCCCTTTGGCTCGAATATCGGTTCGCAGCGCGTGCTCGAAAAAGCAGGCTTTACCCTCGAAGCCCGGCTGGAAAAAACCCTTTATAAATGGGGAAGATACGAAGACGACCTGATTTATGCCGTGAGGAGAACTACATAA
- a CDS encoding alpha-galactosidase: MRFVRIFLLLISVFSLGNLYSQTPVTIPVETNDYALVLQTDDHQRVNTVYFGKKLHSATEYATISSLYRMNDNNAGIYTNAYTPSGTFNLVEPALSIEHADGNLSTDLHYVSHTTTSQGDNVSLTTIHLKDPLYPVEVMLFYKSYHKENVIEQWAEIKNGGKKTITLEKYASANLYFTSQNYYLRHYHGNWAREMKPEETLLTAGIKTLDSKLGSRANLYQPPTFSVSFDRPATEEDGKVMLGTLAWSGNFKMDFEVDSYHNLRLIAGINPFSSEYGLKAGETFQTPAFIYTYSEQGTGQAGLQMHNWARDYRIPDGNGSRLTLLNNWEATYFDFDENKLVGLFQGAKKLGVDMFLLDDGWFGNKYPRNGDNAGLGDWQENRKKLPHGIGYLVAEAEKAGVKFGIWVEPEMVNPKSELYEKHPEWVIREPERPEQYFRNQLVLDLSNPAVQNFVYSVLDTLFTENPTLAFVKWDCNAVMFNAHSAYLEKKGEKQSHLYVDYVKGLYSVLERLRAKYPKVPMMLCSGGGGRVDYEALKYFTEFWLSDNTDPLERVFIQWEYSFFYPMISQCNHVTDWSKVGLKYRTDVAMMGKLGYDIVVDQLDEKDLQFSQEAVKNYQSISDVVWHGDFYRLVSPWENPFASMMSVSKNQDRAVVFNYLVTNRFDFTYSTLPVKLKGLDLAKKYRLKELNVYPGTRSLIDTEAIYSGEFLMNVGFNPTMSLRRTSVIVEVEEVK, encoded by the coding sequence ATGCGTTTTGTAAGGATTTTTTTGCTGTTGATTTCCGTTTTTTCTCTTGGAAATCTGTATTCCCAGACACCAGTTACGATTCCCGTTGAAACCAATGACTATGCGCTGGTATTGCAGACAGATGATCACCAGCGGGTAAATACCGTTTATTTTGGCAAAAAACTCCATTCTGCCACCGAGTACGCAACCATTTCCAGCCTCTACCGGATGAACGACAATAACGCCGGAATTTACACCAACGCCTATACGCCTTCCGGTACCTTTAACCTGGTGGAGCCTGCACTTTCGATCGAACATGCCGACGGCAATCTCTCCACGGACCTGCATTATGTCAGCCATACAACTACCTCACAGGGCGATAATGTGAGTCTGACAACCATTCACCTGAAAGATCCGCTTTATCCTGTGGAGGTGATGCTTTTCTACAAATCATACCACAAAGAAAATGTCATCGAGCAGTGGGCAGAAATCAAAAATGGCGGAAAAAAAACCATCACACTCGAAAAATACGCATCAGCTAACCTCTATTTTACTTCCCAAAACTACTACCTCCGGCACTACCATGGCAACTGGGCGCGGGAAATGAAACCCGAAGAAACGCTGTTGACAGCCGGAATTAAAACCCTCGACTCCAAACTCGGCAGCCGCGCCAATCTGTACCAGCCGCCTACATTTTCGGTTTCATTTGATCGCCCGGCTACAGAGGAAGACGGAAAAGTAATGCTCGGCACATTGGCATGGTCAGGCAATTTTAAAATGGATTTTGAAGTTGATTCTTATCACAACCTGCGCCTCATCGCCGGTATTAATCCTTTTTCCTCCGAATATGGGCTGAAGGCAGGCGAAACTTTTCAGACTCCGGCATTTATCTACACCTACTCCGAGCAGGGAACCGGTCAGGCGGGCCTTCAGATGCACAACTGGGCGAGAGATTACCGTATTCCCGATGGGAATGGTTCGCGCCTTACCCTGCTCAACAACTGGGAGGCGACATACTTTGACTTTGATGAAAACAAACTGGTCGGACTGTTTCAGGGAGCAAAAAAACTGGGAGTAGATATGTTTTTGCTCGATGACGGCTGGTTTGGCAACAAATACCCCCGCAACGGCGACAACGCCGGACTGGGCGACTGGCAGGAAAACCGCAAAAAACTTCCCCACGGCATCGGTTATCTGGTAGCAGAGGCCGAAAAAGCCGGGGTAAAATTTGGTATCTGGGTCGAACCAGAAATGGTCAATCCTAAAAGCGAATTATATGAAAAACATCCCGAATGGGTGATCCGCGAGCCGGAAAGACCGGAGCAATACTTCCGCAACCAACTGGTGCTGGATCTGTCCAATCCTGCGGTTCAAAATTTTGTGTATAGTGTATTGGATACTCTTTTCACCGAAAATCCCACGCTGGCTTTTGTGAAGTGGGACTGCAACGCGGTGATGTTTAATGCCCATTCGGCTTACCTGGAAAAAAAGGGGGAAAAACAGTCGCATCTTTATGTGGACTATGTAAAAGGGCTGTACAGCGTGTTGGAAAGACTCCGCGCCAAATACCCGAAAGTGCCGATGATGTTGTGTTCGGGTGGGGGAGGAAGAGTAGATTATGAAGCACTGAAATACTTCACGGAATTTTGGCTCAGCGACAATACCGATCCGCTGGAGAGAGTGTTTATTCAGTGGGAATATTCATTTTTTTACCCGATGATCTCGCAGTGCAATCACGTGACAGACTGGAGCAAAGTGGGGCTGAAATACCGGACAGATGTAGCGATGATGGGCAAACTCGGCTACGATATAGTGGTAGATCAACTGGACGAAAAAGATTTGCAGTTTAGTCAGGAAGCGGTGAAAAATTACCAGTCCATCAGCGATGTAGTCTGGCATGGCGATTTTTACCGGCTGGTGAGTCCGTGGGAAAATCCGTTTGCCTCGATGATGAGTGTGAGCAAAAACCAGGATAGGGCGGTGGTGTTTAATTACCTGGTAACCAACCGGTTTGACTTCACCTATTCCACTCTGCCGGTGAAACTAAAGGGCCTTGATCTCGCAAAAAAATACCGACTGAAGGAATTAAATGTTTACCCCGGCACGCGGTCATTGATAGATACGGAAGCCATTTATTCAGGAGAATTTCTGATGAATGTAGGATTTAATCCAACCATGAGCCTGCGGCGGACGAGCGTGATTGTGGAAGTAGAGGAGGTGAAGTAA
- a CDS encoding PQQ-dependent sugar dehydrogenase, with protein MNHASRYLLTATGKILLLFLAFSLLHCAPEHGLPPGDPDNGGLLLPDGFEAVVVVDSVPGKVRHLAVNTNGYIYAKIRFSDEKGGVVALRDNDYDGKADEMEFFGKYPHEGKWSLQTGARIYNGYLYFTTELEVFRMKLPRWGLVPTGEMELVIKDDHEHGRHEHIAKPITFDNQGHIYVPFGAPSNACQEPKRTPEKPGLDPCPQLEDHAGIWRFDANKLNQTQKDGYRFATGIRSVVGLDWNFQDSQLYVVLHGRDDLLRLWPKVYSPWQSAVLPAEEFVRATEGSNFGWPYCYYDQIQGKKVLGPEYGGDGIKVERCADFDDPLIGFPGHWAPNDMMFYTGEMFPERYKSGAFIAFHGSTNRAPYPQSGYFVAFVPFENGNPTGEWEIFADGFAGVDPIVSVSDAVYRPMGLAMGPDGSLYIGDTEKGKIWRVMYKGDKAAFGSSELAAMEARKKMSHIRTPDQIEDNLQRDETAPGAATYFQYCGICHQANGEGASGRFPPLKGTEWVTGDKDRLIGIVLNGVEEPLEVNGETYTNPMPQHSFLSDKELADVLTYIRSNFGNEAEAVTEKEVKAVRGRK; from the coding sequence ATGAATCACGCCTCACGCTATCTGCTTACTGCTACCGGCAAAATCCTGCTGCTTTTTCTTGCTTTCAGCCTCCTACATTGTGCTCCTGAACACGGTCTCCCACCCGGCGACCCCGACAATGGCGGTCTCCTCCTTCCCGACGGCTTTGAAGCCGTGGTTGTGGTGGACAGCGTGCCCGGAAAAGTCCGCCATCTGGCGGTCAATACCAATGGCTACATTTACGCCAAAATCCGCTTCTCCGATGAGAAGGGTGGGGTAGTCGCCCTCCGCGACAACGACTACGACGGCAAAGCCGACGAAATGGAATTTTTTGGTAAATACCCCCATGAGGGGAAGTGGAGTCTGCAAACCGGTGCCCGCATCTACAACGGCTACCTTTACTTTACCACCGAACTCGAAGTATTTCGGATGAAACTTCCCCGCTGGGGACTCGTGCCGACAGGCGAGATGGAACTCGTCATCAAAGACGACCATGAGCACGGACGGCACGAACATATAGCCAAACCCATTACTTTTGACAATCAGGGGCATATTTACGTTCCTTTCGGCGCGCCTTCCAATGCCTGTCAGGAACCCAAACGCACCCCTGAAAAACCAGGCCTCGATCCATGTCCGCAGTTGGAAGACCACGCAGGCATCTGGCGGTTTGACGCAAACAAACTCAACCAGACACAAAAAGACGGATACAGATTTGCCACCGGCATTCGCAGCGTGGTAGGGCTGGACTGGAATTTCCAGGACAGCCAGCTTTACGTCGTGCTTCACGGGCGTGACGACTTGTTGCGGTTGTGGCCGAAAGTCTATTCTCCCTGGCAGAGCGCGGTTCTGCCTGCGGAAGAATTTGTACGAGCAACAGAAGGATCAAATTTTGGCTGGCCTTATTGCTATTACGACCAGATTCAGGGCAAAAAAGTGCTGGGCCCGGAATATGGTGGCGATGGGATAAAAGTGGAGCGATGTGCAGATTTTGACGATCCGCTGATCGGTTTCCCAGGGCATTGGGCGCCCAACGATATGATGTTTTACACCGGGGAGATGTTTCCGGAGCGGTATAAAAGCGGCGCGTTTATAGCGTTTCACGGCTCTACGAATCGCGCGCCGTATCCGCAGTCGGGGTATTTTGTAGCATTTGTGCCTTTTGAGAACGGCAATCCTACGGGCGAATGGGAGATATTTGCCGACGGATTTGCAGGCGTTGATCCGATTGTAAGCGTGAGTGATGCCGTTTATCGACCCATGGGCCTGGCGATGGGGCCGGATGGATCGCTGTACATCGGCGACACCGAAAAAGGCAAAATCTGGCGGGTGATGTATAAAGGAGACAAAGCGGCATTTGGCAGCAGTGAACTGGCGGCGATGGAAGCCCGCAAAAAAATGTCGCATATCCGCACGCCGGATCAGATCGAAGACAATTTGCAGAGAGACGAAACAGCACCCGGGGCTGCCACATATTTCCAGTATTGCGGTATATGTCATCAGGCCAACGGCGAAGGCGCATCGGGGCGATTCCCCCCGCTTAAAGGCACCGAGTGGGTAACCGGCGACAAAGATCGGCTGATCGGCATCGTCCTCAACGGAGTAGAGGAACCCCTCGAAGTCAACGGCGAGACCTACACCAATCCTATGCCCCAGCACAGCTTCCTCAGCGACAAAGAGCTAGCCGATGTACTCACCTACATCCGCAGCAACTTTGGAAATGAGGCGGAGGCGGTGACGGAGAAGGAGGTGAAGGCAGTGAGGGGGCGGAAATAA
- a CDS encoding XRE family transcriptional regulator, producing MDNTKKNIYSGDDDDLLMQEIYKYLGEDLEINLKTLMENKKVQFGISSDRQLSQIIGIDRNTIGRILNGEVQKVDILSILKINQFLGIPLNRLIQIYVASMQSGSVAELEAVRKKTFIIENFDLNSLKKIGFIETTTDFDQIEHRICSFFGLESLFQFKQEIGNVLFSRTKNASDDKIREFWVRCAFTQFERINNPNNFEATLVEKFATKIRLHTRQEETGLITVLRALYSLGVTVIVQSYLSKIQIRGATFSVNGKPCIVITDYRKSYDTLWFSLMHELAHVIYDFEDIKSMKYHLTGGIPDLFITEEQEGVADYFARQLLVSDDKLNYILPFIDTPTIVNDYAKKIGVHPALIYGFYCWDQSSRDREIYAKYASYIPKSTQAVRLMKSNPWEKTNLFEQVEYIKAQLQNF from the coding sequence ATGGACAATACTAAAAAAAATATCTATTCAGGCGATGATGATGACCTTTTAATGCAGGAGATATATAAGTACCTCGGGGAGGATTTGGAGATCAATCTAAAGACCTTGATGGAAAATAAAAAGGTGCAGTTTGGGATTTCTTCAGACCGGCAATTGAGTCAAATAATTGGGATTGACCGAAATACTATAGGGCGTATATTAAACGGGGAGGTGCAAAAAGTTGATATATTGTCAATTTTAAAAATCAACCAATTTTTAGGCATTCCCTTAAATCGGTTGATTCAGATTTATGTGGCTTCAATGCAATCAGGCTCAGTCGCGGAATTAGAAGCCGTGCGAAAGAAAACATTTATTATCGAAAATTTTGACCTCAATTCTTTAAAAAAAATTGGGTTCATCGAAACTACAACCGATTTTGATCAAATAGAACACCGAATTTGTAGTTTTTTTGGTCTTGAAAGCCTTTTCCAATTCAAACAGGAGATCGGAAATGTCTTATTCAGCCGCACCAAAAACGCATCAGATGACAAAATTCGTGAGTTTTGGGTCAGATGCGCCTTTACGCAGTTTGAAAGAATCAATAATCCCAACAATTTTGAAGCGACTCTGGTTGAAAAATTCGCTACTAAAATACGGCTTCACACCCGGCAGGAAGAAACTGGTTTGATAACGGTTCTTCGGGCTTTATATTCTTTGGGTGTGACGGTAATTGTGCAATCCTATCTTTCAAAGATTCAGATTCGGGGAGCGACATTTTCAGTAAATGGAAAACCCTGTATTGTTATTACCGACTATCGGAAATCATATGATACCCTATGGTTTTCGCTGATGCATGAATTGGCTCACGTTATCTATGACTTTGAAGATATTAAGTCAATGAAATACCATCTAACAGGAGGGATTCCGGATTTATTTATTACGGAAGAGCAAGAAGGAGTAGCTGATTATTTTGCCCGACAATTACTGGTGTCCGATGATAAACTAAACTATATATTACCGTTTATAGACACCCCAACTATTGTAAATGATTATGCAAAAAAAATAGGTGTTCACCCAGCATTGATATATGGGTTTTATTGTTGGGATCAATCTTCCCGAGACAGAGAGATATACGCAAAATATGCTTCTTACATCCCTAAATCAACCCAAGCGGTTCGATTGATGAAATCAAATCCCTGGGAAAAAACCAATCTGTTTGAGCAGGTAGAATACATAAAAGCACAACTTCAAAATTTTTAA